In the Triticum aestivum cultivar Chinese Spring chromosome 2B, IWGSC CS RefSeq v2.1, whole genome shotgun sequence genome, GATGTGTCGGTACTTGGAGTTTGCCGAGAACGGTTAACGGCCGAAGGCTGATTGCACTGCCGAAGCAAAGCTCGGACGCGATCGCCGGTGGAAGGCCCGTTGCGTGCCACCGTTTCCGTGCAATTTTGCACGCCCACCACGCGTGTCGACGTAGCGGCAGCAGCACAGGCTGCCAGGCGGGGGCCACGAGGTGCCCACCGCCCCCTTGGCGCCCCATAACATCCGCTCAACCCACACACTCCAACGAGCGCGCGGGGCGACCGGCTAACTCCACCAATGCCGCCGCTGCTCACCCTCTCCACCTCGCCGGCGCTGCCGCCCCCGGCGCCACGGAGGGCCCGGTTCAGGGTCGCGGCCTCCGCCGACGTCGGCGCCAccggccgagccgccgccgccaacgACTTCCCGCCGTTCCTGCCCAGGGCGGTCGAGCGCATCCGCGACGGCGCCGCCCTCCGCCTCACCAAGCGAATCGAGCGCGTGCCCGTCCAGGCGAGATAGCTTCTCCGCAAACTGCCGTAATTTTGCTTTTCTGTTGATAATCTGCCGTAGTAACACCCGTGCTGAATTTTTTCTTAACCGATTCCCACTCCAGACCGGCTTCTCCAAGAGCCCGATACCGAGCAGCTGCGTGAGGCCACTCAAGCAGCAGCAGAGCGCCGATCCGGTCgtgctgctccacggcttcgacAGGTTCGTGCAATGCAACACCAAATTTTGGGGCGCTGCCTATCTTACCGTTCGACCTGCAATGTCTAATTCCGGTCTCAATGGGGTGCTGCCACAAGAGTCTTCTTCTACTTTTACCATGCATTTAGCAGGATGGACACTCTAAAAGTGTTAGATGCAGTTCTTGTTTAGAGTGGAGGTATACCTACCCTTTGCTGGAGGATGCTGGGTTGGAGACTTGGGCTGTGGACATTCTTGGATGGGGCTTCTCTAATTTAGGTATGCCCTCACTCTGCTGCATATCGTTGGAATTGGTTCTATAATTGTGCTTGCCACAGTTGCAAGTTGTGACAACTTCTGATATATTGATCGATTGGATCGTAGAAACAAGGCCACCCTGTGATATTGTGTCTAAGCGCGAGCATCTTTATCAGGTATACAAGTTAACTACTACTGCTGGTGTACATGTAGATAATGTCCATGTGATGAGTTCAGTTCCTACTTCCTAGTCTCCAAATGTCCTGTTTAATTCAGAGTGGGTTTGATAAGTAACTGAAGTCTCAGCCTTGCTCAGAGCTGCACAAAAACTAGCTTCTATTCCAAAATAAGGACTGGGTTTCTGGATTATGTATTACTGCGCTTTTTTTAAGCAAGTTTTCAGCTTGCCTTTCCTTGTTTAAATATGCTCAGTCTTTTAAGACCAGTTTTTATGATTTTGTAGTAAAACTGTTTTTATGATTACAGTGGTAATATCCTTACATCTTGATAAACTCTTTGTGTAGTTCTGGAGATCCTACATCAAAAGGCCTATGGTACTAGTTGGGCCTAGCCTGGGTGCTGCTGTTGCCATTGATTTCGCAGTCAACTATCCGGAAGCGGTACCAGCATTTTAAGAAATACTCTGTCCTCTTCATTTCTTACCTAGCAGTCTAGCACGTAGGAGTAGTACCAAAAACTAAagatatatatttttaatgctgtCACTGATGCGAATTGTATGTACTTTTCTGTAACTGGACAAATCCGCAAGCTTTGTTACAAGAAGCCAACTTCATCTTCATCGCAGGTATCAAAATTAATCTTCATTGGTGCAAGTGTATATGCGGAGGGCACAAAAGATATGACCAGAATGCCTAAATTTGTTCCATATGCTGGGGTGAGTGTTTTACTGAGCTGCATGCTTTGCTTCAACGTAGCTTTATTTCAGTGTCGAATCATTCTGTTTCTGTTGATATCTTTTGCTGTTACTGTTTAGTTTTTGTGTCCTGAACTCCTGATGCCCATGCTTACTGTATGcatatttattttactttatgatgaTTATGCTTGTCCTAAAGAATGCTCATATTGTATTATTATCTTTTGTTTGTGTCAAACCGATCCAGTGGTATGTTCATATGTTTTGGCTGGAATACAGTGTAATTCTTTGCTCCCCAGGTTTTTGTACTGAAGAGTCTTCCTCTACGACTATTCGCTACACGCTTGGCATTTTATAATATTccagatggattctttgattgggtGCAGGTAAGTATCTGTACATTCCTTACTGAACGGAACAACTATCATATTCTGGTTGTTGGTCTATCAGTTAACTCCACTTTATGAGGCGTACTCATACCTTTCTAGTATGCGGTTTTCTCTATCATTCTTCAAGAAACTTTTTTTTCTTGAACACACACGTAAATGCGTGTTGTTGTGTATTAGTAAGCTAAAAGACAAAAAATGCCAAAAAAATGCCCAATGTGCAAGTACTTAACAAGTTAACTGTCATGCTGCATTTGATGTGTCAAAAACATACAAACCTTTTTTTGCTTCATGCTGCAATATTGtaattgaactgcaaaaacatcttatatttagttATAGAGGTAGTGCTTTGCATCCCAATCATATATTTCTTGCCAGTCGAATTCTGCTTAGGTATACCTGATATCCTGTTTTTAACAGTGTGCAGGTATCACCGCGCGCAATTGGAACCATTTAGTTTCCTCTTTACTTTTGGGTTACAAGTCATGTGTTTTTTCTTGTATTAATTTATTATTCATTACAGATTGGCCGTCTACACTGCCTGCTTCCTTGGTGGGAAGATGCTACGGTTAATTTTATGATTACTGGAGGTTATAATGTCATAAACCAAATAAAGCAGGTTCTTTTCTATAAACATCCAAATTATGATTTTATCCTCTGTTCACATATGCTAAATGTTGCTTATTCCTTATCCAATTCCGTTGTCTTCATATCATTCATGGTGCTGTAGGCTCGTAGGACCTATCAGTCAGTAACCTTCTCGTTTTATTTAGATGAAGGAAGAGAACACTCTCCCTGTCTCTGCATCCAAATATGCACACAACAAACTTGTTACAAAATCATTAAAATATGTGTCGGATGACCACTGTTGGAGGCTGTAGCCTTGTTTGCTGCAACAAAACTTCAGTGATGTGAATATTACTGGTCATGCAAGACACCAAATAAATGCTATCGATGCTGATTCAGAGTTTccctttttctcatttttttctgaAACATTCTCTTTTTTCTCAGTATTGTTCCTTTACTATCTGAAGTCTTTTGGTTCTTCTAATATAGATAGTTCAAGTGCTGATAGTGCTTCCTTCAGCACTAGCAGAATCTGTTGCATaaaaaatggcaattttttgtaAACAACGGGCCCTTCTGTTGATTTACACTAAAGAAACTGCCACGGTATAACTGCCTTACAGAGCTTAACCAAAGCAGAAATAAACACTAACATCTCCTGTTATTACAAAACATAGAGCATCAGCTAAGCTGCAAATGGGTCTCTAGCAAAGCTGTAAAAACATCACTTTCACCCTATGATCCTTCTTGTTGCCGGCGCCCATCAATGCATTCGTGCATATGCCTCCATGATCACCTTGGGCAGTATCACTCCAGCCTAAATGTTTATTCGGTCTTGTTCTTTCTGCAACATCGCCCAGGAGTCAATGTGGCTGCACAAGTTAAAGATGACAGCTAAAGATCATCAGGAAATTTATGTTTGTACATATTATTCgatcttgtactccctccgattcattacttgtcttagatttgtctagatacgaatgtgacatgttttagtgttagatagatccgtatttagacaaatctaagacaagtaatatggatatgagggAGTATTTTATTATGTTTGTACATATTATACATTAATGAAAATATACCGTAGAATAATTATTCTACAGTTTCAGGGTTAAGAAAAAGGATCATCAGGAACTTTATGTTTAAAATACACAGGTTTGCGTGTTTCCCTAATTGTTCAGCACACTGCAGCTACCTCACCGAGCACCAGTTTCTGCTGAGATAAAAGGAGAGATGAAATTCATCCCCCAACCATATCATCAATTGTATTAGCTTGAAGCTTTGTATATATAAACACCAATTCATAATGATATGTCATTCTCATTTGCTGATTATCAATTATAGACTCTATACTTCTGCTACTAGCATTTGAATTGCTGGATATCACAATCTGGCGCAGAAGAAAAATGAAATGGGTTGTACAACCGAGTAATAATTCTGACCAGTGTCCTGTTTTCGTGGACAGGTAAAGCAAAAATGCCTGGTCTTATGGGGAGAGGATGATGGAATTATTAGTAATAAGCAAGCATATGTAAGTTTGCCTGATGATGCGAAAATGCCATGCATGGTCTAATTTGCAAGATATATGCATGTCTCAGATACAAATGCACGCCATTCTAAACGTGTTGTGGCGCTCTGCAGCGGTTACAGCAGGAACTCCCAAGCGCAATTTTAAGGCAGGTAGGGCAGTGCGGCCACATTCCTCATGTCGAGAAGCCAAGGGAGGCGGCAAAGCATGTGCTCGACTTTCTCGGGGGCGATGGTGTGGACAAGGCGGACCAGGTTTCTTCCCTGTCATCAGCTCTGGTATCAACATGAGGTATGCCATTCCTCATTGAAAGCCCTGCTTCTCCACCGTCCTGCTGCCGGTGAGCCATCGACGTCTTACATGCACCGCCCAATGTGCTGCAGGACCCGGTGAACAGAGGACCGGACCCCTCAGGCTAGCGTGCACGAGGTAACATGTACATGGCGCACCTGTGCTGTTTACGCTCGCCCCAGCGGCATCCTGCCTGCGTTCTGGACCGGCTTGGAGCAACCGAGTTGATCAACATACTTACAGGCCCCAAATTCACCTCACCCGTGGAGATGGAAAAGGTTGCACTAGACTAGCGAACTCAAACAGCTATTCAGAGGCAGAAATGTGTCTCTGACTCTGCTCGTCCGTCAGCTCCTCTTCTTTAGGGGTGTGTCCGGATCTCAGCCGAATATTCGGCCGCAGGGAACGAGTGTGAAATTTTCCAAGATATTTCTGATGAGTTTTGAGCACTGAAATTAATCCTGGGTAGATTATGAGGGAGTAGAGGAGGAAGAGATATTCCAgtcattttcatttttttattttttatttttctttcaaccTCTACTTTGCTACTGACCAATTGGTCCCTCTCGTGAACCCACCAGTCAGGCTGGCAACGCCAGCTCGCGGGACGCGCGCACGCAACTCCCTGCCTCTTCACGTtttactcctactcctactccaCTACCTCCCTCCTCAATCCATTTCCTCTTCCTCCTGGATCCTCTTTCTGGTCGAGCTCGCCAGGGACACCGTCGCTCGCCGCTGCAACGTCAGCCATAGGAATAGGCGGGATCCACCAGCCCTCCGTCCGGCTCGACGTCCACGCCCCACGGTCCAACATGCAGGCCCGCAGGACGCCGCCGTGAATCGCTTCATTTTTCCAGTGAGTCCTTGATCCTAGGTAGTTTTCCTAACTCTATTCAGCTCCGGCTGTCGTTCTGGTTCGATTCCTGGACACCGAGCATGCAACAAACTTTTGGACCGAGGCCGCCTTCCTCTGTTTCGTCAGCTGCCGTTGCGACGCCACCGcggtcgtcctcctccccgagtaACTCCAGGAACCATGACGGGCTCTGCGTCTCCTCTGGACCAAGGATTCGAAGCCGCAGGTCTCTCTTACTTATTCCATATTTGCAGGGTGAGAAGCTGTCACTGCCTTCTTGTGCCTTCTTTTCTTTGTCAGCGTCGTTTTTTCTCATTCTAGCCGTTGCTGGAGACGGTTGTGGCGCTGCCACCTGAGACCATTTTGGTCCGGGCCACATGGTTAGGCCACAAGCTTGTTGCTGCTTACTGCTGTTTGATGCTGCTACTTTTGTTGTTTGCTGTTTGTTGGCCGCTCGCTATTGCTCTGCTTGCTACTGCTCGTGGGCTACCTGTACTTCAGAGAAAGAGAGAGCATTTTGCTATACAGAGTACTATGTTATGTTGAACCCTACTGTTCATCAATCCGGcagtttgcttgtgtgcttgtctAGCTAGCTTGCACACGCGTAACTTTCCTGGGTGATTTGATCTACCAAGTTCAGAAACCAACATATTAGGCTAAGTCAAGTTGTCGCTGAGTACGAAAGTTTACTCTAATATTTGATTTATTAAGAAAATCGAAAAAAAAATGCTCAGCTTGCTGACTTTGTAAAATCCATAAAAAATATAATCATTCCAGTTCTGTTTGGAGTAGTACTGCTATGGAGTTGGGATGGTTTAACCTGTACTGTAGCCATAAAAATGAACATATCCAGGATTGTTGTTTAGAAACAAAAGATAATGTACTCTAAAAAAATACATGTATTTAAAATTTTAAAAGCATATTTAACTTGTACTGGTGAATAAGTGATTTAAACTCATCCAACTTAGTTTTGAAAATGAACAAATCCCTCTCATGACATAATTTAATACATCATATTTATGCATACATTGCCAATTCAATTTTCTGGTACGCAATAGTTAAAAAATAGGAACTGCTAGTACATCATACATATACGTAGTATATCAAAAAGCATGGCTAGAGTTCTTTTGTTATTAAAATGCTCCCATGTTCaaaaaataataaaatattaaAATGCTCCCTCTTGTGAGTTTAATAGCAGCTTAGGATAAAATCCTGGATCGCTAGAGTTGCTGCTCAATCCATTAGTTATGAAATACCATTAACTTTTTGTGTTAATAGCTGTTTTGGTAGAAAATAGAAGCTTCAGCTAGCACCAAGTCATAAACTGATAGTAGATAACTCCAAGAAGAAGTAGGTTATCAGTTTGTCGTGGACCTTCTCATAAACAATGCTGCCATGCTCTGAAGCTTCTCTATACTTTACCGATCTGTACTTCTGGTGGGCAAATGCGAAGTGCCTCTCTTCATCACCAGCTACAGCCGCTCCTTCAGCTGCAGCCATGGAAATTGCAGCCCAAACAAACATGCCCTAAGTAGTACTAAGAAATTAGTTAGAAATAATATGTAATGTATATATAAAATAACCAAGAGATATGAAAATTCATATACATATTTTATTTTATAATAGTTCTTTATCTAAGAAGATACATAATTCCATGTAACCACATTTCCAACCACCATATAACAGATTATGGTGCCATTTCATTAATAATAATGAAGATTATCAAGAAATGACCGGAAGAGATGAACAATAAAATAAAGTAGCATCTCTATACGGGCATCAAACATATCATCCATGCTGACGTAATAAGCACATACATGTAGCATTTGCACTGAACAGAACATATGAAGATGAATAAACAATGTCATACAATATTAATGCAAGGGTATCATGGACAGATCGAAATGAAAATAGGGCCTATATAAAATCCTCTTTGAAATTATAATCGGTGACCTATCATTCAATAAGTTATGGTTGAAATAGTAAATgtatactccttccgttcctaaatataagtctttttagatatttcaataaggactacatacggatgtacatagacatattttagtgtagattcactcattttgctccgtatatagtagATACATTCATTTAAGGGACAAACTTGGGAAAAGCTTttttggacagagggagtatatcgaAAAGGTGTGTATGATTGATAGTAGAGTCATGATGGCTTGTGTTATAATAAGCAAGCAGGGAAAAAGAATGAATTAGAAATAACAAGCCTGGGTAAAAGTTGTTGTTTTGTAGACCAGAAACAAAGGCGCCATACTGCAAATCAGATAAATGTTTTGGAATGGCTAAAGAGTAAAGATAACATGAAAAAAATAGTGACTTTGGGCCAACATAGCAGAAGCACGGGATTACTGATTTAGTGTCGCCTTACTTCTTAAAGCACAAAATAGCACGGCTACACAACCTTGCTTTGAGCAAAGTGAGCATAACAGCTACCCGCTACCCATTAAGCGTAGTTATGAAGGAAAAAGGACAACCTAACCATAATTGCATAATGAATTATTTTCCAGCAGAAACAACATCATGTTGGCCAACCTGAAAGAAAGGACTCACCTTTAATGAAGAAGGAAGCCGAACACACTCACATTATAACAGCAACAGGAGAATTTCCAAGAATTTCTGGACTACAAAAATTCATAGAAACTCCATTATGTGGGACAAACTCACAATTGGCGAGCTTGGTGAGCAATTACACAGGGACACGATTAAGCAAGCAGACTTAAGACCTGATTCTAACAATTGCCAACTGTGAAATAATACAATTAGTGAGTGAAATATTACATGCTAAGCAAGCCAACTCAAGAAACTGATTCTAACCAATTACCTTTAGACAAGTAGTCTAAATTTCATGTGACATGTGGTGTTCATTGAATAACTGATAAAAACAGAGGAAACAATAGAAGATGGTAAGAAATAATTTTATGTTGCAGAAATGAGAATACTTAATGAAGCATTGGGGCATAAGAATAGATAAATGAGTCCTTAGTTAACTCTTTAGCAAGATCTGCACATCAATCCAAAAGTAAGAGCTGTCTATTGCTGATCACTTGCTACACCGATGAAACATTCATCCGAATATTATCACTCACTAACCGGCAAATTGGcacacacaaaacacacatcatgcATGAGGTAATGGCTCTATAGGCATCGACAACATCACCGATCCATACCTGCGCACGAATTGATGAACAAAGGTGAGGGCACACATGGCTAGCATGGCAGGAGGAAGCATTGGCAGGGAAGGCAAGAGCTGCAACCAAGGGAACCGTAGAGAATATCAGTGACAGGCACAACAAATGGAAGAAATTAAATAAGCTAATTCTTTTAGCATTCAGCAGAACTGTACAAAGAACCGAATGCCACCACAAATTGAACCTAACAAGCCCACCATATTAGTATATACAATAATCAAGCGTCATTGCAACTTTCATTTAGGGGAATCTAAAAGAGAGAAATAAATATACCAATCAACATGGAACATCCGGTTGTGCTTGTTTGCATTTTCAAATCACCGTGTTGATCTTAAAATATTCCAGAAGATAAGAACGGAGGCATAGGCatcacaaaatatttgaatgatgagagaGGGTCCATGCTAAAATTTGCCTTGAATGATTGGGGTGTAGAGAAATTTGGGAAGCTACATCATTGTTCAGGTTTACTTAGAAACCAAAGGATATTTCTCCCTATCATATCCAGCAAGAAGTTTAGTGCGGATGCACCAAACACCATGAATCTGATCCTAGTCCAGCATAAACTTGCCATTCAACAAGAGAAAATCGAAGAAGCGGCCTAGAGGGAGCACTCACCGGTATGGTACTTCTCGACCGACAGCATCAGCATGCACTGTCATGCCATCCCCAGCTTACGCATCATGCATAGTATCATCTTCAAACAAATTTAACCTGTAGAGAATAACATTTTTTGATCGATAGGTAAGAGCAGTGCTAAAATGTTCATGGGAAATCCTCTTTTGAGTTGTACAAATGGTGAGACATTATTAAAGACACAAAGAATAGCATTAAGTATACAAGCGTGACAAATGGCACCAAACTCTTGAGGTTTTCAATATCTGCTGAAATTGGGGTATTGGAGTAAAAACTCAGTTCTCACATAATTTTCAATTGCACACAAAGAAACCTTGACGTGGACAAAATAAGCGCTAAGACTCTAGTTCAAAGATAGGAGCACCGGAACTTAACTTACGGAAATTACTTCAGATATTCGGCTCAGATTGGCTGCTAGTTATGATGGAAAATATCCAAAAGGAAGAAATAACTCTGGCCTTCTTCTTTTGTGATGCTAAACAGCAGCATATGATGAATGATATGACAATGGAACAACCATGGTGACCTGCACAAATTGTTACATACATACTAAGGCATTAGTTCAAGTAAATTAGTCATTTTGAATCGGTACAGTACTGCATGTTGATACAAGAAAAACTGGTTCCTGAAGAAAAGAGTTGTGACCTCTTAAGGCAAGACAAAAAGAGAGGGAGAGACCAATAAATTACTCAATGAtgaaaggacagacccagtgcatagaagctcccacacaaggtggggtctggggagggattataggaacctagtcttacccctgcaaagtgcaatgcagagaggctggttcgaacccaggacctcttggcacaagtggggaggacttcaccactgcgccaggcctgccctctACTCAATGATGAAAGAAGCCAGGTAAATTACCTGTGAGATTTGACCACATGACAATGTCAGCAATTGATAGACCATAATCAACAAAAAAGGTTCGAGTTGCCAAGTATCCATCAAGAAATGAGCAAGCAGATTCAAATTCAGAGCCCGAGAGAATGAGTTGGTGCGTACTTGAGCCATTGGTCAACCTACAGATTTGCAAACAATAGCAACTCAGGACACAGTGAGATCATAGTGAAAATCAATGACAAACACCATAAAACCAGAACATACTTGTGCTGCCTGAATATCGTCCTGGACATAGAAGCTGGAAACAAATGCAGCACGTGCAATGTACCGGAGAATTGTGTTGACACCATGTATAAAATCCCTGTGCACAATCATGATAGCTTCACTGAGATACTACAAAATACCATACAAAAATACTGTCATATCTCACAAATAAAACTCTTTTGGTTGACACATGATGTTCTAACAGTCGTCAGTGCCATCAACACAATTTTCTCGAACCAGGAATATTAGGATGAGGAGATTAAAATAAGAGCCAATCTTCAGAGTTAACTACAATAACTATTCAAACATATATAACTCTTCAAAAAAAAACTATTCAAACATATATCACCGTAATAAAGTGTCCACAGTTCGTGTATAAAGTAAAGGAAATGTGGTAATTAATCAGAGAGAGGGAGGGAACCTAAAAGGTATAATTGAACATTGATCACTTACCCAGAACTGAAGTGTAGTGTGGGCACTGAACCTGAGGCAAGGGTCGGATCAATGATTACGGAAACACATGCAATCTTTGCAGCCgaaattgtcggcgttctgggaacgggggtccccagacttgtctgcctacggcctacggcgtggctcaaggggcggcccagcatggcccatcttcaacagcacgaactcaagaccctcacgaggggccaagcctcgtgggatggacgacaggaggcttcctcaggcacaaccttgtcaggctggctcacgaggaggcggagagatcaaggcggggtacctcgcgaggtgcccatgacgcaagctatgacgaccaagggcgccaggcgggcgccagcccgcacagtgtccttctttcctctttggtgcaaggggggcaagcgcaggcgagagcatcaagcaaaggcatccatttcggtgcaacaagaccaagaccagcaggacggcaggatggaagtcatcgtggagcccaagccggcatcaccaccagagccattGACAGGCaatgaccaactttagtcaggataagtgtactagatgttccccttcaaaatggccaattgttggcgcccttcctgctcaatatttggaaagaggctcagggcctttgcctataaataggactagccacccccagggtagaggcatcaaaagagagagcgactgaactccccctagcagtttatcgcaccagccaagaacaaaccctcgcgaggctgttcttccttgtactgttcaccatcagcccaagaggcaagccaccacaccacaaactagagtagggtattacaccacaatgatggcccgaactagtataaaccctgtgtctcttatgTTATTCCCTTTTgtagcttagatcctagcaaggcggtgaAGTGCAGGTAGGCAGAAGgccaaatctccgcgcgcaccccagtgttcgaatatatagggtctgccggaaccccaaatccgacatttggcgcgccaggtaggggtgcgccagaatttgtcttccaccgccctgttcttcaccgaccatcacgtccatgtcggacgctcgtcgggcccgcaccgagcgccgagccgctctcgcttcccgcgtcgcccagacggcccccgttggCGGCCACCCCGCCGTTCCTTGTCGCCCGCCGTCAACGCCACCACcgacccggcggggaacgagcaacaggcATCATcgcagcatccatccatgaggtgagacggccgcactgccactccctcACTCGCCCTGACCGgctcttcgtcccgcgcgccccgcgcggccatggaggctcgggctgcgctcatcgcggcaaacaagctcctgcgctaccgcccggtcaacgatgtctacgaagaatggctcgaccgcgtcgccgagctcgtccgtgccgcagggggctcccccgcgccgtccttctcgctgcaccacgccccgccctgcgcgggcaatgaagctccgggggcgcctcagccgcctccccctcaagaaggcgccctggccccaaagcgcgtggctcctggacggaacccaccccgtccgacaccagcgcagcaagagcggagctgccaagaggttcctcgtctccaagaagctgcccgagtgctccctgctcctgtccgtcgcgaccacgctcctgctccggcgcaccaagaccccgcgctgctcccagctgcagcgcatgggggcccgcaagaccaagctcctcgttaccagaggcctcccgtggccac is a window encoding:
- the LOC123044288 gene encoding uncharacterized hydrolase YugF, translated to MPPLLTLSTSPALPPPAPRRARFRVAASADVGATGRAAAANDFPPFLPRAVERIRDGAALRLTKRIERVPVQTGFSKSPIPSSCVRPLKQQQSADPVVLLHGFDSSCLEWRYTYPLLEDAGLETWAVDILGWGFSNLETRPPCDIVSKREHLYQFWRSYIKRPMVLVGPSLGAAVAIDFAVNYPEAVSKLIFIGASVYAEGTKDMTRMPKFVPYAGVFVLKSLPLRLFATRLAFYNIPDGFFDWVQIGRLHCLLPWWEDATVNFMITGGYNVINQIKQVKQKCLVLWGEDDGIISNKQAYRLQQELPSAILRQVGQCGHIPHVEKPREAAKHVLDFLGGDGVDKADQVSSLSSALVST